In Chryseobacterium gleum, a single genomic region encodes these proteins:
- the ccoG gene encoding cytochrome c oxidase accessory protein CcoG, whose product MSAESNNIKSLEIENEDFRNSVGTMDETGKRKWVFPRKPKGKYTNYRNYTSYLLLALFFGLPFVKINNNPFLLINVIDRKFFILGQPFYLQDFFILALGAVTSVIFVMLFTVVFGRIFCGWLCPQTLFMEMVFRKIEYWVEGDRNKQMKLDRQEWDAEKIRKRLTKWSVFLLISLIISHFMFMYIVGYEEVIRIMSEGPAEHSLKFVTMIFFTMAFYFVFAWLREQVCTLVCPYGRLQGVLIDKQTINVYYDFKRGEGRAKWRNNEDRKAAGKGDCIDCNQCVVVCPTGIDIRNGQQLECVNCTACIDACDEVMEKVGLPKGLVRYATEAEIENQDKFRFTPRMKATTVILALLIGFLGFLMYDRGSMEAKFIKPAGSTFFVKNDKITNTFIYTLLNKSNEKKTLTIKVITPANAEITYFGSEKIILKGDQILKGNINISFPEDEIKFSKQNMVIGVFDEKGKLVDSFETTFEGPFKLAL is encoded by the coding sequence ATGAGCGCAGAGTCCAACAATATCAAGTCTTTGGAAATTGAAAATGAAGATTTCAGAAATTCCGTAGGAACCATGGATGAAACCGGAAAAAGGAAATGGGTTTTCCCCAGAAAGCCTAAAGGTAAGTACACCAACTACAGGAATTATACGAGCTATCTTCTTCTTGCTTTATTTTTTGGGTTGCCGTTTGTAAAGATTAACAATAATCCCTTTCTGCTTATTAATGTTATCGACAGGAAATTCTTTATTCTCGGCCAGCCTTTTTACCTGCAGGATTTTTTTATTCTTGCTCTGGGGGCAGTAACTTCTGTGATTTTTGTGATGCTTTTTACGGTCGTTTTCGGGAGAATATTCTGTGGCTGGCTGTGTCCGCAGACCCTTTTCATGGAAATGGTCTTCCGGAAAATCGAATATTGGGTTGAAGGAGACCGGAATAAGCAGATGAAGCTTGACAGACAGGAATGGGACGCAGAAAAAATACGGAAAAGACTGACCAAATGGTCTGTATTTCTCTTGATTTCACTGATCATTTCCCACTTCATGTTCATGTACATTGTCGGATATGAAGAGGTTATCCGTATTATGAGTGAAGGACCTGCTGAACATTCTCTGAAGTTTGTAACGATGATATTCTTTACCATGGCTTTCTATTTTGTTTTTGCATGGCTCCGTGAACAGGTCTGCACATTGGTTTGTCCTTACGGAAGACTTCAGGGTGTATTGATTGACAAGCAAACCATTAATGTCTATTATGATTTTAAAAGAGGTGAAGGCCGCGCAAAATGGAGAAATAATGAAGACAGAAAAGCTGCGGGGAAAGGAGACTGTATCGACTGTAACCAATGTGTTGTAGTCTGCCCTACAGGAATTGATATCCGAAACGGCCAGCAACTGGAATGCGTGAACTGTACGGCATGTATTGATGCGTGTGATGAAGTAATGGAAAAAGTAGGTTTGCCTAAAGGACTGGTACGGTATGCTACGGAAGCTGAAATTGAAAATCAAGACAAGTTCAGATTTACTCCGAGAATGAAAGCAACCACTGTAATTCTTGCTCTGTTAATCGGATTTCTTGGATTTTTAATGTACGACCGTGGTTCTATGGAAGCCAAATTTATTAAACCGGCAGGCTCTACCTTTTTCGTTAAAAATGATAAAATCACCAATACTTTTATTTATACCCTTCTGAATAAATCGAATGAAAAGAAAACCCTTACCATTAAAGTTATTACTCCGGCAAATGCGGAAATCACTTATTTTGGTTCTGAAAAAATTATATTGAAAGGAGACCAGATCCTGAAAGGAAACATCAACATTTCTTTCCCTGAAGACGAGATTAAGTTCTCAAAACAAAATATGGTGATCGGAGTGTTTGATGAAAAAGGAAAACTTGTGGATTCATTTGAGACAACTTTTGAAGGACCATTTAAATTGGCACTTTAG
- a CDS encoding undecaprenyl-diphosphate phosphatase: protein MDLIKAIIIAIVEGLTEYLPISSTAHMGFTANLMGLEETEFLKMFQVSIQFGAILSVVVAYWKKFFDLNNIQFYFKLAFAVVPALVLGYLFDDKIEAVLGNQIAISSVLVLGGVVLLFADEWFKNPKIDDEKGITIRKAVTIGFWQCLAMMPGTSRSAASIIGGMTQGLTRKAAAEFSFFLAVPTMLAVTVYSVFVKTWGKETANPQKGYEMIMASQDHIMIFVIGNIVAFIVALIAIKAFIGVLNKYGFKPWGWYRIFVGIALLIYFYFFK from the coding sequence ATGGATTTAATCAAAGCAATTATTATTGCCATCGTAGAAGGGCTTACGGAATACCTTCCGATTTCTTCAACGGCACATATGGGATTTACAGCGAATCTTATGGGGTTGGAAGAAACAGAATTTTTAAAAATGTTTCAGGTGTCTATTCAGTTTGGAGCCATTTTATCTGTAGTGGTAGCATACTGGAAAAAGTTTTTTGATTTAAATAATATTCAGTTCTATTTCAAACTTGCTTTTGCTGTAGTTCCGGCTCTTGTACTGGGGTATTTATTTGATGATAAAATTGAGGCTGTTCTTGGAAATCAGATTGCGATCTCTTCAGTATTGGTGTTAGGTGGTGTAGTTTTACTATTTGCTGATGAATGGTTTAAGAATCCTAAAATTGATGACGAAAAAGGAATTACGATAAGAAAAGCTGTTACCATTGGTTTCTGGCAATGTCTTGCAATGATGCCGGGTACAAGCCGTAGTGCTGCTTCTATTATTGGAGGAATGACACAGGGCCTTACAAGAAAAGCTGCTGCAGAATTCTCTTTCTTCCTTGCAGTACCTACGATGCTGGCAGTAACGGTATACTCGGTTTTTGTTAAGACCTGGGGAAAAGAAACAGCCAATCCACAAAAAGGATATGAAATGATCATGGCTTCGCAGGATCACATTATGATCTTTGTGATCGGAAATATAGTGGCATTTATCGTGGCTCTTATTGCGATCAAAGCATTCATTGGAGTACTTAATAAATATGGATTTAAACCTTGGGGCTGGTACCGTATTTTTGTAGGAATTGCCCTGTTGATTTACTTTTATTTCTTTAAATAG
- a CDS encoding YncE family protein, with product MKLKFNSVFLFITLAIFTSCLNENHNPYHPHNTSFYIDYRSLKGASDGMAVIELDPEAPNFGNISSKLELGIGVLPHHIYYNLDAKKMFTTALGGSYLYEVKTGKDQNGQPKLISATSIDTGENTVGENLFFTNDGRYFMTFMGGAGGPKDGSIGVFNANNNQLIKTIKAPIQSNPNKFIMYPHGISVNEEKGLMMVTSTIHPDLTTGMGNTCTLLDLNTYEIKETYQVADSPTDLSAPVEVLLLRGKFPQYALATTMLGGDIWIAPYNNTTKKYDAFTKIFDGSTQGLGWTLEMYIDDTNKLYVSFADPGKVLVFDISNIPQLKLLKTFDADKGAHHMAFFKTRSGKDVVAVQNNLLDLPNLNSGTISIIDINTGKKLGTVDLRNKYGILPESIEGTNGPSSYMHH from the coding sequence ATGAAATTAAAATTTAATTCAGTGTTCCTGTTTATTACGTTGGCAATATTTACGAGTTGTCTGAACGAGAATCACAATCCCTACCATCCCCATAACACTTCGTTTTACATTGATTACAGAAGCTTAAAAGGAGCATCAGACGGAATGGCCGTTATAGAGCTTGATCCCGAAGCTCCGAATTTTGGAAACATCAGCAGTAAGCTTGAATTGGGTATTGGGGTATTGCCACATCATATTTATTACAATCTTGATGCAAAAAAAATGTTTACAACAGCTTTGGGAGGCAGTTACCTCTATGAAGTAAAAACGGGAAAAGATCAGAATGGGCAGCCAAAACTCATAAGTGCAACTTCTATTGATACCGGTGAGAATACGGTAGGTGAAAATTTATTTTTCACTAATGACGGAAGGTACTTTATGACCTTCATGGGTGGGGCAGGAGGTCCGAAAGATGGGAGCATCGGGGTTTTTAACGCTAACAATAATCAGCTTATCAAGACGATTAAAGCACCTATTCAGAGTAATCCCAATAAATTTATCATGTATCCGCATGGTATTTCAGTTAATGAAGAAAAAGGGCTGATGATGGTAACCTCTACCATTCATCCGGATCTTACAACAGGGATGGGAAATACCTGTACTTTATTAGACCTGAATACTTATGAAATCAAAGAAACCTATCAGGTAGCAGATTCACCAACAGATTTGTCTGCTCCTGTTGAAGTTTTACTGCTGCGTGGAAAATTTCCACAGTATGCGCTTGCTACAACCATGCTTGGAGGAGATATCTGGATAGCTCCATACAATAATACAACCAAAAAGTATGATGCCTTTACGAAGATCTTTGACGGAAGCACACAAGGGTTAGGCTGGACACTTGAAATGTATATTGATGATACCAATAAACTTTACGTAAGTTTTGCAGATCCTGGAAAAGTGCTTGTGTTTGATATAAGCAATATTCCTCAGCTGAAACTTTTGAAAACTTTTGACGCTGATAAAGGAGCTCATCATATGGCTTTCTTTAAAACCAGATCAGGAAAAGATGTTGTAGCGGTACAAAATAATCTATTGGATCTTCCTAATTTAAACTCCGGAACCATCAGTATTATTGATATTAATACCGGAAAAAAACTGGGGACAGTAGATCTGCGTAACAAATATGGGATACTGCCGGAATCGATTGAAGGAACCAACGGCCCCAGCAGTTATATGCATCATTAA
- a CDS encoding helix-hairpin-helix domain-containing protein, which translates to MMRKNYYRKLAFMVTLLTVLFVYQKYTSREKEPFPEVTFIADASTPVSLADFDPNALNKEQWKKLGFSEQQTATILKYKDIVGGKFTSKEQLRKCYAISDEKFSELASFIMLPEMAEKGNSKGFNTIEKKGIIISGKFNPDLLSADDWLRIGFSERQAEAIIKYKNYLGGSFISKEKFKECFIISPENYNKLEPYILLPAKTPENFRNFTKNNPVKSRIQYHTFDPNQLNLEDWKTLGFSEKQAATIMNYRNRNLQGSFKNPEDLQKCFVISAEKFQEMKPYIKFQEKQQEKTDFSKTDLNMITFKQLMEFGLDERSAGSIIGFRKKLGGFMNKQQILSTYNIDQDLVQKLISTAPLNTANVPKYTLVDAPEEWLKNHPYFKYSADKIIYYRISNPDDKKIWKLLKLKPEYEEKMKLYIK; encoded by the coding sequence ATGATGAGAAAAAACTATTACCGAAAACTGGCATTTATGGTCACCTTGCTGACTGTTTTATTTGTCTACCAGAAATATACCAGCCGGGAAAAGGAGCCTTTTCCTGAGGTTACATTCATTGCAGATGCTTCAACACCTGTAAGTCTGGCAGATTTTGATCCCAATGCGTTAAACAAAGAGCAATGGAAGAAACTGGGATTTTCAGAACAGCAAACTGCTACCATTCTTAAGTATAAAGATATCGTAGGCGGAAAGTTTACATCAAAAGAACAGCTGAGAAAATGTTATGCTATTTCTGATGAAAAATTCAGTGAACTTGCATCTTTCATCATGCTTCCTGAAATGGCAGAAAAAGGAAATTCCAAAGGATTCAATACAATTGAAAAGAAGGGAATTATTATTTCAGGAAAGTTCAATCCTGATCTGTTATCTGCTGATGACTGGCTCAGGATAGGCTTCAGTGAAAGACAGGCAGAAGCCATTATAAAGTATAAAAATTATTTAGGCGGAAGCTTTATCAGTAAAGAGAAATTTAAAGAATGCTTTATTATTTCTCCGGAAAATTACAACAAACTTGAACCCTATATTCTACTGCCGGCAAAAACTCCTGAAAACTTCAGAAATTTTACGAAAAACAATCCTGTAAAATCTAGAATTCAGTATCATACTTTTGATCCTAACCAACTCAATCTAGAGGATTGGAAAACTCTTGGATTCTCAGAAAAGCAGGCAGCCACCATCATGAATTACCGCAACAGGAATTTACAGGGAAGTTTTAAAAATCCTGAAGATCTGCAAAAATGTTTTGTGATTTCAGCTGAGAAATTTCAGGAAATGAAACCGTACATTAAATTTCAGGAAAAACAGCAGGAAAAAACAGATTTTTCAAAAACAGATCTTAATATGATTACTTTCAAACAGCTTATGGAGTTCGGGCTGGACGAAAGAAGCGCAGGTTCAATCATTGGTTTTAGAAAGAAGCTGGGAGGTTTTATGAATAAGCAGCAGATTCTAAGCACTTATAATATTGATCAGGATCTTGTTCAAAAGCTGATTTCAACAGCACCGCTGAATACAGCCAATGTTCCAAAGTATACATTAGTAGATGCACCTGAAGAATGGCTTAAAAATCATCCTTATTTCAAATACTCTGCAGACAAAATCATATACTACCGGATCAGCAATCCGGATGATAAAAAAATATGGAAACTGTTGAAATTAAAACCCGAGTACGAAGAAAAAATGAAATTATACATAAAATAA
- the rluF gene encoding 23S rRNA pseudouridine(2604) synthase RluF, translating into MEKTRINKYLSEVGYCSRRAADKLLEEGRIKINGKIPELGTKVSDEDLVEVDGKPIREPQEKPVYIVFNKPVGIVCTTDTKREKNNIVDYINHPKRIFPIGRLDKPSEGLILLTSDGDIVNKILRARNNHEKEYLVRVDKPITPKFLEKMRNGVPILDTITRKCKVEKIDEMNFRIILTQGLNRQIRRMCEYLGYEVKKLKRIRIMNIKLDLPVGKWRDLTDDELNTLNALLADSSKTFD; encoded by the coding sequence ATGGAAAAGACGCGTATCAATAAATATTTATCAGAAGTAGGATACTGCTCAAGAAGAGCAGCAGATAAGCTTTTGGAAGAGGGAAGAATCAAAATAAACGGAAAAATTCCTGAGCTGGGAACAAAAGTTTCAGACGAAGATCTTGTAGAAGTAGATGGGAAACCGATCAGAGAACCTCAGGAAAAACCGGTATATATTGTTTTTAATAAACCGGTAGGAATTGTTTGTACCACAGATACAAAACGAGAAAAGAATAATATTGTAGACTATATCAACCATCCGAAAAGGATTTTTCCTATCGGCAGACTGGATAAACCTAGTGAAGGACTTATTCTTTTAACAAGTGACGGTGATATTGTCAATAAAATTCTGAGAGCCCGTAATAATCACGAGAAAGAATATTTAGTTCGTGTCGATAAACCAATCACTCCAAAGTTTCTGGAAAAAATGAGAAACGGTGTTCCGATTCTTGATACCATTACCAGAAAATGTAAAGTTGAGAAGATTGATGAAATGAATTTCAGAATCATTCTTACTCAGGGTCTCAACAGACAGATCCGAAGAATGTGCGAATATCTCGGATATGAAGTAAAAAAGCTGAAACGAATCCGCATCATGAATATCAAGCTTGATCTTCCGGTAGGAAAGTGGAGAGATCTGACTGATGATGAGCTTAATACGCTAAACGCTTTACTGGCTGATTCCAGTAAAACCTTTGATTAA
- the truB gene encoding tRNA pseudouridine(55) synthase TruB: protein MTAEELKSGYIFLLDKPLDWTSFQAVNKMKYKLKREFDLPKKFKIGHAGTLDPRATGLLIVCCGKFTKKIPEIQDAPKEYWTEIKIGVQTESYDTEKPEILHQDISHITEEQVKEVLEKFVGEIEQKPPVYSAIKIDGERAYNLARAGEEVEMKARKTTIHYIKDIKIDFPLVSFMVGCSKGTYIRSLAHDIGQELGVGAYLTQLRRTKIGDYAIEDATDQFLNNDYRFESL, encoded by the coding sequence ATGACCGCTGAAGAACTGAAATCAGGATACATTTTTTTATTGGATAAGCCCTTGGACTGGACTTCCTTTCAGGCTGTCAATAAAATGAAATATAAACTTAAAAGGGAATTTGATCTTCCTAAAAAATTTAAAATCGGACATGCCGGAACTTTAGATCCAAGAGCAACCGGGCTTTTGATTGTCTGCTGTGGAAAGTTCACAAAGAAAATTCCAGAGATCCAGGATGCTCCTAAAGAATACTGGACAGAGATCAAGATTGGGGTACAGACGGAGTCCTATGATACTGAAAAGCCTGAAATCCTTCATCAGGATATCTCTCATATTACTGAAGAACAGGTAAAAGAAGTTCTGGAGAAATTTGTCGGAGAAATTGAACAGAAACCACCGGTTTATTCAGCCATTAAAATTGATGGGGAAAGAGCTTACAACCTTGCCAGAGCAGGCGAAGAAGTTGAAATGAAGGCAAGAAAAACAACCATTCATTATATTAAAGATATCAAAATAGATTTTCCTCTTGTAAGTTTTATGGTGGGATGCTCAAAAGGAACCTACATCAGAAGCCTGGCTCATGATATCGGGCAGGAACTGGGAGTAGGAGCTTATCTGACACAGCTGAGACGTACCAAAATCGGTGATTATGCAATTGAAGATGCTACAGATCAGTTCCTGAATAATGATTACAGATTCGAAAGCCTGTAA
- a CDS encoding AraC family transcriptional regulator, translating to MNPISVLHIDLFQAGKNTSDFYFNTMKNHLVVGHRHIEKPHRHDFYAAVLFTKGSGVHEIDFHKYEVSEGSLFFLSPGQVHSWELSEDIEGYIFFCSQEFYEMHYVNQKLRNFPFFGSVSFPRKLQLDTQELKKNVSLFQELGAEHQAKNIMKEGLILSLMSRIFINAARLFSKDFDTLASAAGLSYFKHFQDFENLIEQNFTQQKSIAYYASLLGISSKHLNRIAQTVVQKTATDIITERVVLEAKRMLMYLDESLVEIAFRLGYEEYSYFVRVFRKSSGMTPTQFMRKYKA from the coding sequence ATGAATCCGATCTCAGTTCTTCATATCGATCTTTTTCAGGCGGGTAAAAATACTTCGGACTTTTACTTTAATACCATGAAGAATCATCTGGTGGTGGGACATCGTCATATAGAGAAACCTCACAGACATGATTTTTATGCCGCCGTTCTCTTTACAAAAGGGTCAGGAGTCCATGAAATTGATTTTCATAAATATGAAGTCTCTGAAGGAAGTCTTTTCTTTTTGTCGCCGGGGCAGGTTCACAGCTGGGAGCTTTCGGAGGATATTGAAGGTTATATTTTCTTTTGTTCCCAGGAGTTTTATGAAATGCATTATGTCAATCAGAAACTAAGAAACTTTCCTTTTTTCGGATCTGTATCTTTCCCGAGAAAACTTCAGCTGGATACTCAGGAGCTTAAGAAGAATGTAAGTTTGTTTCAGGAACTGGGCGCAGAACATCAGGCAAAAAATATAATGAAAGAAGGTCTTATTTTGTCATTGATGTCCCGGATTTTCATTAATGCTGCCAGATTGTTTTCAAAAGACTTTGATACGTTGGCTTCCGCAGCCGGACTTTCTTATTTTAAGCATTTTCAGGATTTTGAAAACCTGATTGAGCAGAACTTTACACAGCAGAAATCAATTGCTTATTACGCATCTTTGCTGGGAATTTCATCCAAACATCTGAACAGGATTGCACAGACTGTTGTTCAAAAAACAGCGACTGATATTATTACGGAAAGAGTAGTGCTGGAAGCTAAAAGGATGCTGATGTATCTGGACGAAAGCCTGGTGGAAATTGCTTTCAGGTTGGGATATGAAGAATATTCCTACTTTGTAAGAGTATTCCGGAAAAGCTCCGGAATGACTCCCACACAGTTTATGAGGAAATATAAAGCTTAA
- a CDS encoding SMP-30/gluconolactonase/LRE family protein, with protein MKNIFKMGMIGLVFALVNCQSVNYSKMFYEGVQPEKVSDKFSFTEGPSADKDGNVYFTDQPNDKIYYWDWKSNQVIEFLDKTGRANGTHFDKDGYLITCSDNQGEIWKISKDKKVEVLLKGFEGKRLNGPNDVWNDEFGGMYFTDPLYKRDYWIDFKQELPHKSLYYRDKTGKVTKLETFTQPNGIVGSEKLKKLYISDIDAGKTYVYDILGEGKLSEKKLFCEMGSDGMTMDKHGNLYLTGNGVHVFNSSGKKIYHIPIPEDWTSNVTFGGKNNDILFITASKSVYTFPLRVRGIK; from the coding sequence ATGAAGAATATCTTTAAAATGGGTATGATTGGTTTGGTTTTCGCATTGGTAAACTGTCAATCAGTAAATTATAGTAAAATGTTTTATGAAGGAGTACAGCCGGAAAAGGTTTCAGATAAGTTTAGTTTCACAGAAGGGCCATCAGCAGATAAGGATGGAAATGTTTACTTTACCGATCAGCCTAATGATAAGATTTATTACTGGGACTGGAAAAGCAATCAGGTGATAGAATTTCTTGATAAAACAGGAAGAGCCAACGGAACTCATTTTGACAAAGACGGGTATTTGATCACCTGTTCAGACAATCAGGGAGAGATCTGGAAGATTTCCAAAGATAAAAAAGTGGAAGTCCTGCTTAAAGGTTTTGAAGGAAAAAGACTGAACGGTCCGAATGATGTGTGGAATGATGAATTTGGAGGAATGTATTTTACAGATCCTTTATACAAAAGGGATTACTGGATAGATTTCAAACAGGAACTGCCTCATAAAAGTCTTTATTACAGGGATAAAACAGGAAAAGTTACAAAGCTGGAAACATTTACACAACCCAATGGAATTGTAGGAAGTGAAAAATTAAAAAAATTATACATTTCTGATATTGACGCCGGAAAGACTTATGTGTATGATATTTTAGGTGAAGGAAAACTGTCTGAGAAAAAACTCTTTTGTGAAATGGGTTCAGACGGAATGACTATGGACAAACATGGAAATTTATATTTAACCGGAAATGGAGTTCATGTTTTTAACAGCTCCGGGAAGAAGATCTACCATATTCCGATTCCTGAAGACTGGACTTCCAATGTCACTTTCGGCGGAAAAAATAATGATATTCTTTTCATTACTGCCTCCAAGTCTGTTTATACCTTCCCTTTGAGAGTAAGAGGAATAAAATAA
- a CDS encoding DEAD/DEAH box helicase has protein sequence MELQSIYQKLQIQDMNQMQKSTYKASENNTDIVLLSPTGSGKTLAFLFPVLRNLKKNVQGVQALILVPARELALQIEQVFKAMGTDFKVSVCYGGHDKKIEVNNLIEAPAVLIGTPGRVVYHLRNNNFDPKTIKTLVLDEFDKALELGFHDDMEFICNSLKGLSQRILTSATTMDEIPAFTGLKDQKVISFLKENDVKPDLQLRKVMTIPEEKLDTLFNLVCKIGNKRTLIFCNHRDAVDRISELLHQMGIDRETFHGGMEQDERERALLKFRNDSARILITTDLAARGLDIPEVESIVHYQLPPKEDAFIHRNGRTARMNAKGFVYLIMTEEENFPFIKNNTPEESVAGFTKVPQKTPFQTIYISAGKKDKVNKVDIVGYLLKKGELQKEDVGIIEVKDTTSYVAVSRNKVNALLRKLQNEKLKGKKVKMEIAY, from the coding sequence ATGGAACTACAATCAATCTATCAGAAACTGCAGATTCAGGATATGAATCAGATGCAGAAATCTACTTATAAAGCGTCTGAAAATAATACGGATATTGTTTTGCTCTCTCCTACAGGATCCGGAAAAACCCTTGCTTTCTTATTTCCTGTTCTCAGAAATCTGAAAAAAAATGTACAGGGCGTTCAGGCTTTGATCCTGGTTCCGGCAAGGGAGCTTGCTTTACAGATTGAACAGGTTTTTAAAGCGATGGGAACAGATTTTAAAGTTTCTGTCTGCTATGGCGGACATGATAAAAAAATTGAGGTCAATAATTTAATTGAAGCTCCGGCTGTATTGATCGGGACTCCCGGAAGAGTTGTTTATCATTTAAGAAATAACAATTTTGATCCGAAAACCATTAAAACATTGGTTCTTGATGAATTTGATAAAGCACTGGAGCTGGGCTTTCATGATGACATGGAATTTATTTGCAATTCTTTAAAAGGACTTTCACAAAGAATTCTGACGTCTGCAACAACAATGGATGAAATTCCGGCCTTTACAGGATTGAAAGATCAAAAAGTAATCAGCTTCCTGAAAGAAAATGACGTAAAACCTGACCTTCAACTAAGAAAGGTTATGACGATTCCGGAGGAAAAACTGGATACGCTTTTCAACCTGGTTTGTAAAATCGGAAACAAGAGAACCCTGATCTTCTGCAATCATCGTGATGCGGTAGACCGTATCTCTGAACTTCTTCATCAGATGGGAATAGACAGGGAAACTTTCCATGGCGGCATGGAACAGGACGAAAGAGAACGTGCCTTGCTTAAATTCAGAAATGATTCCGCAAGGATTCTTATTACAACGGATCTGGCTGCCCGCGGGCTTGACATTCCTGAAGTAGAATCTATTGTTCATTACCAGCTTCCTCCAAAAGAAGATGCCTTCATCCACCGAAATGGACGTACTGCTAGAATGAATGCCAAAGGTTTTGTCTACCTGATCATGACTGAAGAAGAAAACTTCCCATTCATTAAAAATAATACCCCCGAAGAAAGTGTTGCTGGGTTTACTAAAGTTCCACAAAAAACACCTTTCCAGACCATTTACATCAGTGCAGGAAAAAAGGATAAAGTAAATAAAGTGGATATTGTAGGTTATTTACTGAAGAAGGGCGAATTACAGAAAGAAGATGTGGGAATTATTGAAGTAAAAGACACTACGTCCTATGTTGCCGTTTCCAGAAATAAAGTAAATGCCCTTTTAAGAAAGCTTCAGAACGAAAAACTGAAAGGAAAAAAGGTGAAAATGGAAATTGCTTATTAA
- a CDS encoding MerR family transcriptional regulator — protein MKINLPDKLYYSIGEVAKAFDVNTSLIRYWEQEFPIIKPKKNRKGNRYFTPEDIKNLQMIYHLVKEKGYTLDGARVALTTNSKISETITLIDRLEFVKAELIKLKESLGEKDSE, from the coding sequence ATGAAAATAAATTTACCTGATAAACTGTATTATTCTATAGGAGAAGTTGCAAAAGCATTCGATGTAAACACTTCATTAATACGCTACTGGGAACAGGAATTCCCGATTATCAAGCCTAAAAAAAACAGAAAAGGAAACCGATATTTCACCCCTGAAGACATCAAAAATCTTCAGATGATCTACCATTTGGTAAAAGAAAAAGGTTACACCCTTGACGGAGCCCGTGTAGCTCTTACGACCAACAGTAAAATTTCCGAAACCATCACCCTGATCGACCGGCTGGAGTTTGTAAAAGCTGAGCTTATTAAACTGAAAGAATCTCTCGGAGAAAAGGATAGTGAATAA